The window GCTGCGGATGTTCTCGCAGCTGGTGTTCTCGCCGCTCATCGCGTCCAACGCCGTGACCTACGGCCCCTTCGGCACCCTGCTGGTCGTCCAGTCCTGGCTCGTCGGAGTCGGCTTCGTGGTCTACGGCGGCGCGCTGGTCGGCCGCCTCTTCCACGAGTACCTCACCCTGCGCCGCTTCCGGCGCACCGGAATCCTGCCCGCCGACAGCGGCCACCCCGACCATCCCGGCCCGCCCCGACCGGCCTGACCGGCCTGACCGGCCTGACCGGCCTGACCGGCAGCACCCCACCGCACCCCGACCCGGGCCCCGATCCGGACCCCGGCCGGATCAGTCCGCAGGGGCCGGAGGCGGGGCGAAGCGGTCGCGGAGTTCCCGCTTGAGGATCTTGCCGCTGGCGTTGCGCGGGAGGGCGTCGACGAAGAGCACGCGTTTCGGGGCCTTGAAGTGGGCGAGCCGCTCCCGCGCGTAGGTCATCAGCTCCGCCTCCGTCGCCTCCCCACGCGCCACCACCACCGCCGTGACCGCCTCGATCCACCGCTCGTCGGGCAGCCCGACCACCGCCACCTCGGCCACGCCCGGGTGGGTGTAGAGCACGTCCTCCACCTGCCGCGAGGCAACCAGCACCCCACCCGAGTTGATGACGTCCTTGACCCGGTCCACCACCGTGAAGTACCCGTGCGCGTCGCGCACCGCGAGGTCGCCCGAGCGGAACCAGCCGTCCCGGAAGGCCCGCTCCGTGGCCTCCGGGTCGTTCCAGTACCCCAGGCACAGCTGCGGCGAGCGGTAGACGACCTCGCCTGCCGTGCCGTCCGGCACGTCCTTGCCGTCCTCGTCGACGACCTTCGCCTCGACGTGGCGGACCGGCCGCCCGCAGGACTCCATCCGCCCCTCGTGCTCCCGCGGCCCGAGCACCGTGGCCAGCGGCCCGATCTCGCTCTGACCGAAGCAGTTGTAGAAGCCGAGCCCGGGGAGCCGCTCGCGCAGCCGTTCCAGGACCGGGACCGGCATGATCGAGGCCCCGTAGTACGCCTTGCTCAGCGCGCCCAGCTCACGCACCGCGAACTGCGGGTGGTTGGCCAGGCCGATCCAGACCGTGGGCGGCGCGAAGAGGCTGTTCGCCTCCCCCGCCTCGACGAGGTCGAAGAGCTGTTCCGCGACCGGCGCGTCCACGATGGTGTTCCGCGCCCCCACCGCCAGGTACGGCATCAGGAAGACGTGCATCTGCGCCGAGTGGTACAGCGGCAGCGAGTGCACGGGCCGGTCCTCCTCGGCCAGGTCCAGCGCCTCGATCGCGCTCTCGTACTCGTGGGCGAGGGCCCGGTGCGTCATCATCGCGCCCTTGGGCAGGGCGGTGGTGCCCGAGGTGTACAGGAGCTGCGCCAACCCGCCCGGTTCCCTGTCGGGTTCAAAGGCGAGCGGCTCGGCCAGCTCCGCCAGGAAGGAATCCGGGGCGTCGCGCAGTGCCCGTACGCGTTTGCCGTCGGGGACCCGACCGGCCAGGTCCGGATCGGCGAGCACCAGGGCGCTGGCGGAGTCGTCGAGGATGTACGCGAGGTCGTCGCCGGTGAGGTTCTGGTTGACGGGTACGTGGGTGAGTCCGGCCCGGGCGCAGGCGAGGAAGGCGATGAGGTAGGC of the Streptomyces sp. NBC_01294 genome contains:
- a CDS encoding fatty acyl-CoA synthetase, which encodes MRHRTVDGLVHESARRVPDRLAVRYRERSWTYAELDAAVTTGAAVLRERYGLADGDRVATFAHNSDAYLIAFLACARAGLTHVPVNQNLTGDDLAYILDDSASALVLADPDLAGRVPDGKRVRALRDAPDSFLAELAEPLAFEPDREPGGLAQLLYTSGTTALPKGAMMTHRALAHEYESAIEALDLAEEDRPVHSLPLYHSAQMHVFLMPYLAVGARNTIVDAPVAEQLFDLVEAGEANSLFAPPTVWIGLANHPQFAVRELGALSKAYYGASIMPVPVLERLRERLPGLGFYNCFGQSEIGPLATVLGPREHEGRMESCGRPVRHVEAKVVDEDGKDVPDGTAGEVVYRSPQLCLGYWNDPEATERAFRDGWFRSGDLAVRDAHGYFTVVDRVKDVINSGGVLVASRQVEDVLYTHPGVAEVAVVGLPDERWIEAVTAVVVARGEATEAELMTYARERLAHFKAPKRVLFVDALPRNASGKILKRELRDRFAPPPAPAD